Proteins found in one Brevibacillus brevis genomic segment:
- the sucD gene encoding succinate--CoA ligase subunit alpha, which translates to MSILVNKNTKVITQGITGATGLFHTRGAVEYGTQMVGGVTPGKGGTEVDGIPIFNTVKEAVEATGATASVIYVAPPFAADAIMEAVDAELDLVICITEGIPVLDMVKVKRYMEGKKTLLVGPNCPGVITPGECKIGIMPGYIHVPGKVGIVSRSGTLTYEAVHQTSTRGLGQSTAVGIGGDPVKGMEFIDVLKMFNEDPDTEAVIMLGEIGGTAEEEAAEWIAANMKKPVVGFIGGQTAPEGKRMGHAGAIISGGKGTAAEKIAKLEECGIRVAKTPAVIGETLVELLKERGMLEKVMGK; encoded by the coding sequence ATGAGTATTCTCGTTAATAAAAATACAAAAGTAATTACGCAAGGGATTACGGGTGCAACTGGTCTGTTCCACACTCGCGGAGCCGTTGAATACGGTACACAAATGGTGGGCGGTGTAACACCTGGTAAAGGTGGAACCGAAGTTGACGGTATTCCAATTTTCAACACAGTTAAAGAAGCGGTTGAAGCAACTGGTGCAACTGCATCCGTTATCTACGTTGCTCCTCCTTTCGCTGCTGACGCGATCATGGAAGCAGTTGACGCTGAACTGGATCTGGTAATCTGCATTACAGAAGGTATCCCAGTTCTGGACATGGTGAAAGTTAAGCGTTACATGGAAGGCAAGAAAACCCTTCTCGTAGGTCCTAACTGCCCTGGCGTAATCACTCCAGGTGAGTGCAAAATCGGTATCATGCCTGGTTACATCCACGTTCCAGGTAAAGTGGGTATTGTTTCTCGCTCCGGTACCTTGACTTATGAAGCAGTTCACCAAACTTCTACTCGCGGCCTTGGTCAATCCACAGCTGTAGGTATCGGTGGAGACCCAGTAAAAGGTATGGAGTTCATCGATGTACTGAAAATGTTCAACGAAGATCCAGACACTGAAGCAGTTATCATGCTGGGAGAAATCGGTGGTACTGCGGAAGAGGAAGCAGCAGAGTGGATCGCTGCTAACATGAAAAAACCAGTTGTAGGCTTCATCGGCGGACAAACTGCTCCTGAAGGAAAACGTATGGGCCACGCTGGTGCGATCATCTCTGGCGGTAAAGGTACAGCTGCTGAGAAAATCGCGAAGCTCGAAGAATGCGGTATTCGCGTAGCGAAAACACCTGCTGTTATCGGTGAAACACTTGTTGAATTGCTGAAAGAGCGCGGTATGCTCGAGAAAGTAATGGGCAAGTAA
- the sucC gene encoding ADP-forming succinate--CoA ligase subunit beta codes for MNIHEYQGKEILKQYGVKVPEGRVAFTVEEAVEAAKELGTQVNVVKAQIHAGGRGKAGGVKVAKNLDEVRTYASEILGKVLVTHQTGPEGKEVKRLLIEQGCDIKKEYYVGVVVDRATGSVVMMASEEGGMDIEEVAANTPEKIFKEVVDPVTGLNGFQARRLAYAINIPKELINKAAKFMMSLYQAFVDKDASIAEINPLVVTGDGEVMALDAKLNFDSNALYRHPDIVALRDLDEEDEKEIEASKFDLSYIALDGNIGCMVNGAGLAMATMDIVKFYGGDPANFLDVGGGATEEKVTEAFKIILRDEKVKGIFVNIFGGIMKCDVIANGVVNAAKQIKLDKPLVVRLEGTNVDLGKKILNESGLNIVAAESMADGAEKIVSLVK; via the coding sequence ATGAACATTCATGAGTATCAAGGTAAAGAGATACTTAAGCAGTACGGTGTAAAAGTTCCTGAAGGACGCGTAGCTTTCACAGTGGAAGAAGCTGTAGAAGCAGCAAAAGAACTGGGCACCCAAGTAAACGTAGTAAAAGCGCAAATTCACGCTGGTGGCCGTGGTAAGGCTGGCGGTGTAAAGGTTGCAAAAAATCTTGATGAAGTTCGTACATATGCCAGCGAAATTCTTGGCAAAGTACTGGTTACTCATCAAACAGGTCCAGAAGGTAAAGAAGTTAAGCGCCTTCTGATCGAGCAAGGCTGCGACATCAAGAAAGAATACTACGTTGGTGTAGTTGTTGACCGTGCTACTGGAAGTGTTGTAATGATGGCTTCCGAAGAGGGCGGTATGGACATCGAGGAAGTAGCAGCAAACACTCCAGAAAAAATCTTCAAAGAAGTAGTTGATCCAGTAACAGGTCTGAATGGCTTCCAAGCTCGTCGCCTGGCTTACGCAATCAACATTCCAAAAGAATTGATTAACAAAGCTGCCAAGTTCATGATGAGCTTGTACCAAGCTTTTGTTGATAAAGATGCTTCTATCGCTGAAATCAACCCACTGGTTGTTACTGGCGACGGTGAAGTAATGGCACTGGATGCGAAACTGAACTTCGACAGCAACGCTCTCTATCGTCACCCTGACATCGTAGCTCTGCGCGATCTGGATGAAGAAGATGAGAAAGAAATCGAAGCTTCCAAGTTCGATCTGTCCTACATCGCACTTGATGGTAACATCGGTTGCATGGTAAACGGTGCAGGTCTGGCGATGGCAACAATGGACATCGTGAAATTCTACGGTGGAGACCCAGCTAACTTCCTTGACGTTGGTGGCGGAGCTACTGAAGAGAAAGTAACGGAAGCGTTTAAAATTATTCTCCGTGACGAAAAAGTAAAAGGTATTTTCGTCAACATTTTCGGCGGCATTATGAAATGCGACGTTATCGCAAACGGCGTAGTGAATGCAGCAAAACAAATCAAATTGGACAAACCTCTCGTTGTACGTCTCGAAGGTACAAACGTAGATTTGGGTAAGAAAATCCTCAATGAGTCCGGTTTGAACATCGTAGCTGCAGAATCTATGGCGGATGGCGCTGAGAAAATCGTATCCTTGGTGAAGTAA